CGATCTCCGCGGGATCGTCGGGAAACGAGGGATGGGTCACGAGACGTTCGGAATCGGGCTTCCAGTGATACGTCTCGAAGCCCAACTCGTCGAGTCGGCATCCGAACCACTCCTGTGCGGGGGCCTCGTTTCCGTCGGTCGTATCGAACGCGAGGAGCCGTTCGACGAACGCGCGTCGGTCCACGTCGTCGGTCATGCACGTGGGTCGTCGAGAACGGGTTTAGAGGTTCGCATCGAATCCTGAACGCTTATAGTCGTGGGGTGGCGACTCCCTCGTGAGGGCCGGTAGCTCAGTCCGGCAGAGCGTCTGACTCTTAATCAGACGGTCGCGTGTTCAAATCGCGCCCGGCCCGCTCTCGTTCAAACGTTTTCACAAGGAGCGAAGCGTCTATCGACAAAGGACTCCAAAAGGGACCGGAAACGGATACGTATTGAATGACGCGCGAAGCACAGTCGGAGATGTACGCGAGAACCGAAGGCGATCGTGACTGGAGTTGCTCGCCGGGGCGATACAAGCGGGAGTCAAGCGAGCGGATTACGACCAGGAGTGAGCGAGTCTCATCCTCGGACCGGGAGATACGAGAGCGCGACGAGCAGGAAGACGGTGATACCACTGAGGACGGAGATCCACCGCAAGCCCGCCTGGTTCGAAATGAGCCCGAACGAGCCGGCCGCCCACGCACCGATAGCGATCAGCGCGAAAAGCCCCGCGTACATCGCTGCTGCGCGTCGTTGCATATTCCAGGGGAATGGGTCCGGGGCTATAGAAGTTACTTTTCCTCGTCCATCCCCGCTCGGGACGATCGATCTACGTTCCGAACGGATCTCACAGGGTCACCTGCGAACTGCGATCGGACACATTGCGAAGGAGTCAGAGGCTGGTCGGCAATTCAGCCAGAAGCCAAGGGCCGGATTTGAACCGGCGATGGGCGGCTCTGCAGGCCGCTGCGTTAGGCCGGACTCTGCCACCTTGGCACGCTCACGACTACCCGCCTGGCAATTATAAGGCTAGCGGTCGGCGGGTACTGTCGCTATCCGTAAATGAAAAAAGCCCACGACCCCGAGAAGGGTCGTGGGCTTTGAAGTATGAATGGAAGGCGGCGAACCACCAGTTGCGAACCGTTGTAACGGAACGGTCTCGGGTTCCACCGGGACGGACCCAGCGTGTACTTCCGATTGCGTTCCTGGGTTCGTACTTGGCCCCTCTTGCGAGGCAGTTTTCCCAGAGGCTCGCGCACTCCAGTACTCGCGGGAACGCTGGCGGGCTTATCTGCCGTGTTCGGGATGGGTACGGGAGTTGCCCCGCCGCTATGGCCGCCTTAATGCCGATCAACGGAATCGAACCGTTGGGCTACCAGTATCGGTGCTTGCCGATGTGTACGTGCGATTCAGTTAACGCCTGGATCCGTTTACCGGTCACGGATACAAATGCGGTATGACTGTGTGGCTTCGGTCTGTTAGTGCTCGCGGGCTTAACACCTCGTTGCCTCGGTGCGCACACCCCGAGTCTATCGAACTCGTCTTCTACGAGTGACCTCAACGGTACCTCTTTTCCAGGTGGGTTTCGAGCTTAGATGCGTTCAGCTCTTACCCCGTGTCACGTAGCTGCCCGGCACGTGCCCTCTCGGACAACCGGTACACCAGTGGTGACCAATCGTAGTTCCTCTCGTACTATACGATCGTTCCCGTCAGGTACCAAAACACCCCCAATAGATAGCAGCCGACCTGTCTCACGACGGTCTAAACCCAGCTCACGACCTCCTTTAATAGGCGAACAACCTCACCCTTGCCCGATTCTGCACGGGCAGGATGGAGGGAACCGACATCGAGGTAGCAAGCCACCGGGTCGATATGTGCTCTTGCCGGTGACGACTCTGTTATCCCTAAGGTAGCTTTTCTGTCAGCAATTGCCCGCATCAAGCAGGCTAATTGGTTCGCTAGACCACGCTTTCGCGTCAGCGTTCCGTGTTATGAAGAACACTGTCAGGCTTCCTTTTGCTCTTGCGCTCTTTTCCGGGTGTCCGACCCGGATGAGGAAACCTTGGGGCGCGCTCGATATCTTTTCGAGCGCGTACCGCCCCAGTCAAACTGCCCGGCTACCGGTGTCCTCCGCCAGGAGTGAGAGTCGCAGTCACCATCGGGTAGTATTTCAATGATGCCTCGGTGGCCCGCTAGCGCGGGTACCTGTGTAACGGCTCCTACCTATGCTGCACAATGGCGACCACGTCTCAGCGACAGCCTGCAGTAAAGCTCTATAGGGTCTTCGCTTCCCCTTGGGGGTCTCCAGACTCCGCACTGGAACGTACAGTTCACCGGGCCCAACGTTGGGACAGCGACGCTCTCGTTCATCCATTCATGCAAGCCGCTACTAAAGCGGCAAGGTACTACGCTACCTTAAGAGGGTCATAGTTACCCCCGCCGTTAACGGGTCCTTCGTCCTCTTGTACGAGGTGTTCAGATACCCGCACTGGGCAGGATTCAGTGATCGTACGAGTCCTTTCGGATTTGCGATCACCTATGTTTTTACTAAACAGTCGGAGCGTCCGAGTCACTGCGGCCTGCCCCTACACAGGGCAGGCATCCCTTATCGCGAACTTACGGGACTAATTTGCCGAATTCCCTAACGTCGGTTGATCCCGACAGGCCTTGGCTTTCGCCGCCATGAGTACCTGTGTCGGATCTCGGTACGATCGTCGTGCTCGGCTTTTCACGGGCTCTGGGTTGAACCGACTTGCGCTATCCCGCCGTTCGTCCGCTTCGTGCCATTACGGCTTCCACGGACTTTGACGGTTTGACCGGGCGAGTGCCCGGCTCGGTCGGCCCCAAAGCGTCACCTTTGAATGCACGACGGTACTGGAATATTAACCAGTTTCCCATTTGTCCCCTTCGAATTGCGGGGGGACTTAGGATCGACTAACCCTCGGCTGATCAACATTGCCGAGGAACCCTTACTCATTCGGCCGTCGGGGTTCTAACCCGACTAACGCTGCTACTATGACCAGGATTTTCGTCACCGATCGGTCCATGCGAGCTCTCGCCCGAACTTCCATCCGATCGGAGTGCCAGTCTACACGATTACGCTGTAAGGCGTACGGCTAGGTCTCGGTGGTGAACTTGAGCCCCGATCATTTTCGGCGCCTCAAACCTCGGCCGGTAAGCTGTTACGCTTTTCTTAGAGGGTAGCTGCTTCTAAGCTCACCTCCCGGCTGTCTAGGGCTTGAGACCACCTTCAATCGCACTTAGTTCACACTTGGGGACCTTAACCCAGCTCTGGGTTGTCTCCCTCACGGTGCACAGGCTTACCCCGGCACACCGGATTCCTTGCGTCAACGGCGTCCGTAGGTTCGGAGTTTGACAGGGGGGCGCACTCCTCTCGGAGTGCGGTCCCCCAATCGGTCGCTCTACCCCACGAACTACCTCGACAAAGGTCATGCTTCGACATGTTTCGACTGGAACCAGCTGTTTCCGGACTCGATGGGCCTTTCACCCCTATACGCAAATCACGGGAGGGTATTGTAAGACACCAACCCTAACAGGCCTCCACGTGCCTTTCGGCACGCTTCACCTTGCATGCGCATAGATCGTCCGGTTTCGGGTCGTACCCGTTTGACTCCCCGCGCTTGAACACGGTGGCCCTCGTCGTAAGACTGCGGCCATATCGGTTTCCCTACGCCTTCCCCGGTTCTCGGGTTAGACTCGCCAAACAGGTACACTCCCTGGTTCGTTTTTCAAAACGCACGACGGAACACCGGCTCCCCGTGAATTCTACTACGGGCTTGCACCCGATTCGTTCTTCACGGGGCCTTTCGTGCCCCGTCGCTCAATCGCCAACTGATTTCAGGCCCTATTGCACCTCCCTTCTGAGGGTGCTTTTCAGCGTTCGCTCACGCTACTTGTTCGCTATCGGTCTCGAGGAGTGTTTAGTCTTGGCCGTCGATGCCGGCCATATTGACGAGGGATATCCAACCCCCGCTACTCTGGAACTGACGCACGCCGTACTGGTCTGTGTTACGGGGCTGTCACCCTGTATCGCGCTCCGTTCCAGGAGACTTTACACAGACGATCCGACGATGAGAGTCAGCCCGAACACCACATTGCCCGTAAGGGCTTCGGTTTGGACTGTGTCGCTTTCACTCGCCGTTACTCACGACATCCCATTCGGTTTCTCTTCCTGCCGTTACTGAGATGTTTCAGTTGTCGGCGTTCCCCATTGCGCAAGGCAATTGCGAGAGGATTCCTATTCGGAAATCCCTGGTTCTTAACCTCCATGCGGCTCCCCAGGGCTTATCGCAGCTTGGCACGTCCTTCGTCGGCACTCGAGCCGAGCCATCCACCAGCTGGCACAGTAGCCACGCTGATATTGGATTTGTCACTGTGACCCGGTAAACGGATCCAGTGGACGTCTGAATCGCACGTACACACGGCGTCATCCGCACACCCGTTGCGAAACGGTGCGTGCATCAACCCTTCCCACCCACGCTTGCACGGGGCGGTGCATCGGTCTCGTTCGGATTTGATCGAAGGTCCCTGCCCCACTTAAGGGACACGGTTTCGATCTCCTCCGGAGATGGACCCACTGGGATTCGAACCCAGGGCATCCTCCTTGCAAAGGAGGCACTCTACCGCTGAGCTATGGGCCCGTCCCTCTCGGGAGGTGTTAACCCTGGTAGTTCTAAGGTGCCCGATCGGAATGCGGGCGATCGCGAACTACGGACTGCCTAAGGTGGGTCGGGCACGTCGGCCCGATCCCGGTCAGTGGAGGTGATCCAGCCGCAGATTCCCCTACGGCTACCTTGTTACGACTTAAGCCCCCTTGCGAAGCCCAGATTCGACCGTCGTTCGACGGCCTCATCCGGACCTCACTCGGGTGCTTTGACGGGCGGTGTGTGCAAGGAGCAGGGACGTATTCACCGCGCCCTTCTGAGACGCGATTACTACCGAATCCAGCTTCATGCGGGCGGGTTTCAGCCCGCAATCCGAACTACGACCGGGTTTAGGAGATTAGCGCCCCCTTTCGGGGTGGCGTCCCACTGTCCCGGCCATTGTAGCCCGCGTGTAGCCCAGCACATTCGGGGCATACTGACCTACCGTTGCCCGTTCCTTCCTCCGTGTTGGCCACGGCAGTCTCCCTAATGTACCCAGCTACCACAAGGGTACTGCTGGCAATTAAGGATGCGGGTCTCGCTCGTTGCCTGACTTAACAGGACGCCTCACGGTACGAGCTGACGGCGGCCATGCACCTCCTCTCAGTGGCTCCAATAAGCTCATCACACTGATCTTCATCGCACACTGTCGGTGCTGGTGAGATGTCCGGCGTTGAGTCCAATTAAACCGCAGGCTCCTCCGGTTGTAGTGCTCCCCCGCCAATTCCTTTAAGTTTCATCCTTGCGGACGTACTTCCCAGGCGGCTCGCTTCTCGGCTTCCCTACGGCACAGCACTGGCTCGTAGCCAGTGCCACACCTAGCGAGCATCGTTTACAGCTTGGACTACCCGGGTATCTAATCCGGTTCGTGACCCAAGCTTTCGTCCCTCACTGTCGGATCCGTTCTCCCGAGGCGCTTTCGCCACCGGCGGTCCGTCCAGGATTACAGGATTTCACTCCTACCCCGGACGTACCCCTCGGGTCTTCCGGTCCCAAGCCAACTGGTTTCCGCCGGACGTCCGCTCGTTGAGCGAGCGGATTTCCCGACAGACCTGTTCGGCCAGCTACGGACGCTTTAGGCCCAATAATATTGGCCATCACTCGAGCTGCCGGTATTACCGCGGCGGCTGGCACCGGTCTTGCCCAGCTCTTATTCACCTACCACCTTACGGTAGGGAAAAGCGAGGACTGTATGCCCTCGCACTTGGAGTCCCCTTATCGCACGTTCGTGCAGTGTAAAGGTTTCGCGCCTGCTGCGCCCCGTAGGGCCCGGTATCTTGTCTCAGATACCGTCTCCGGGTTCTTGCTCTCACAACCCGTACCGATTATCGGCACGGTGGGCCGTTACCCCACCGTCTACCTAATCGGCCGCAGCCACATCCTATGGCGCCGGAGCGTTTCGTGCTCTCTCCAATTCCAGGATGAGAGCGATATTCGGTATTAGCCTCAGTTTCCCGAGGTTATCCCGATCCAGAGGGTAGTTTGGCCACGTGTTACGGAGCTATTCGCCACGGGTCTGAACCCGTGCGACTAGCATGGCTAAATCGGACTCCAATAGCAATGGCCTCCGGCAGGATCAACCGGAATGGTCCTGAGCGAATGCTCAGGGTTAGGCGGGTACACAAAGGTGTACACATTGCATGGTCCGTAGTTCGGCGATCACTCCGAAAACCGATCGGGTATCACCGAACTACCAGGGCTAACATCAGATCCCATCTGTACGGCGGACCGCAGGGGTGGAATCCTCATTTCCTTCGGACCTGATTGTTGGCTTCGATGGGTCATAAACCCTTCGAAGCTCGTTCGAGAAGGGAGTTCGAATCCCCCCTCGACAGGCCCGTGACTGTAGAGCGCTGTGAACGCCCTACGATCACTGTGTTTCTTTCTCCGCATCACATCCGAGTGCCCTTAACCACTTAAGGGCGTCGGATCGTGGTCGGCGCCGGAATCGGACACCGGCATCGACTTCGCGGTATTCATTCCGAGTGGCCTTAACCACTTAAGGGCATCGGACTCCCGCTGGCGTTGGAACGCAACGCCAGCGGGGGATCGCCCCGAGATCGCCCGGAGCGTCCTTCGCATTTCTTCGAATGGCAGGTATACATATAAGGCCGTCGTTCGATCGCCGCTTCGTCTTGCGATACCATGAATCGAAGTACCACGTAGGAACCGGAGTAGGTCCTCACGGATCGAACCGTTCGGGATGCTACTCGGACTCGAGTTCGCTATGTCCGGTGAGGAAGTATCGCACGGATGGAGGTCGACGGTTCATCCCGGGCTCGTCGGCCATCGGTCGGGTCGAGTGGTGTCCGCGCGTTCGTGCGTGCGCCCGCGAAGGACGTATGTGTGACGAAGTCCGTCGCTATCGGTCGAAGAGAACGGCCCCCCTCACACGGATTCACTCGTCGATATGCTCGATACCCTGCTTCGAGACGTTTGCCTCGGTGATCTCGTCGGGCATCCAGTCGGGACTGTCCTCGGGAGCCGTCTGCTCCCACGCCCAGCCTTCGTAGATGTGGACCTTGTCGGTCCCCTTCTCCCGGAGCTGGAGGGTCGTCCGACTCGCTGCGTCCTCGCTGGAGGCGGGTTCGAGCCGTCGGGCGGCCTTCAGGGCGGCTTGTCGGGGAGTGTTACCCGAGAAAACGCTCGATTCATCGCCGCTGTCCTTGCGCAGTGCAAAGTTTCGTTTGCCGTCTTCGCGGACCATAGTGGAACTCCATGTCAGATCTCCACATCCTTCATAATAAGTATATCCCTCAAATCGAGTGCCGGCGGCCGGATGGTTTATATGTCGGTTCGGACTGATACCGCGGGGACGCGGACGGGACGAGATGTATGATGAGAAAACACTTATGTACGACGTGGGCGGAACGTTCGGTAGAGTACCCCGATGGTGCGAAAAAAGAAGCTGAGCCCCAGTGGTGCGAAGGACGATCAGGGCCAGTACCACAACGTACATCTCAACCTCCACGAGGACGAACTGGCCGTCGCCGGGATGGACATCGGCGACGAGGTGTTCGTCCGCGTTCGAGAAGACAAAATCATTATCCAGAAGGCCGACAAGGACGAGGTCGAGCACGATTTCTGACGGTCGCCCCGTCCCGAACCCGTCCCGGATGTCGTTTTACTCCCTTCTCCGTCCCGCGCTCTTCGGTCTGCCGGCAGAAACCGCACACACAGCGGTTACGACGCTCTTGAGCGGGGCCCAGCGGACGCCGGCGACGGCGCTGGCCCGCAGGCACTATCGGGTCGACGATCCACGGCTATCGGTATCCCTGTTCGACCAGCGATTCCCGACGCCGGTCGGGGTCGCCGCCGGCTTCGATAAGAACGGCGAGTTCCCGCGAGCACTCGAAGCGCTCGGGTTCGGTCACGTCGAGATCGGTGGCGTCACCGCGGATCCGCAGGCCGGCAACCCGCAGCCCCGAATGTTCCGCCTCCCGGAGGACGAGGCGATCGTCAACCGGATGGGCTTCAACAACGACGGGGCCGACCGCGTGGGGGCAAGGCTCGAACGGTCCGAACTGCCCGACGTGCCCGTCGGGGTGAACATCGGCAAATCGAAGGCGACACCGCCCGAGCGCGCGCCCGATGACTACCGCTATACCTACCGTCGGCTCGCCGAGTACGGCGATTTCTTCGTCGTCAACGTCTCGAGTCCGAACACACCGGGACTCCGGGACCTCCAGGGCGAAGCGCATCTCCGGGGGATTCTCACCGCCCTCCGGGAAGCTGGCGCGAATCCCTTGCTGGTCAAGCTCTCGCCCGACCTGAGCAGCGGGGCGATCGCGGACGCGATCGGCGTCGTCTCGGACCTCAACCTCGACGGGATCGTCGCGACCAACACGTCGGCCGAACGACCCGAGAGCCTCCGGGGACGGCACCGAAACGAGACCGGCGGACTCTCGGGACGGCCGATCGAACCGCGCTCGACCGACGTGATCCGTTTTATCGCCACGCGAACCGACGTCCCGATCGTCGGCGTTGGCGGCGTCTTCACCGCCGCGGACGCCTATCGCAAGATCCGTGCGGGCGCAAGCCTCGTCCAGCTCTATACGGGGCTGGTCTACCGTGGCCCCTCGATCGCAAAGGAAATCAGCGAGGGGTTGCTCACGCTGCTCGAGCGTGACGGGTTCGATTCGGTCGAAAAGGCGGTCGGCGCGGACCTCGAGTAGGTCAAAACGGGCTCAGACGCGCTTGGGGTCCAGATCGATGTCGAGCTCCGCGAGTAGCTCCCTCGCCTCCTCGCGTTTCTCCTGGTGCTCTTCGAGGAACTCCTGCATCAACACGGCGGCCTGCTCCTTGCAGTCCCCACAGAGGCGTTCGCCGCCGACGCATTCGTCGTAGACCTCCTTTGCGAACTCGTCGTCGTCGCCAGCGAGCAGGTAAGCGTACAGCTCGTAGACCGGACACTCGTCGGCGCGCCCTCCGAGTTCGCGCTGGCGTTCGGCGGTCTCCCGGCCGCCCGTGGTCGCCGATTTGACCTTCCCGTAGCCCGTCTCGGGGTCGTCGAGCAGGCTGATGTGGCTCGCGGGGACCGACGAAGACATCTTCCCTCCCGTCAGGCCGGTCATGAAGCGATGGTAGATCGAGGAGGGGGCCCGAAAGCCGTAGCCGCCGTGGGCGAGTTCGACCTCGCGGGCGAGCTCCTCGGCCGCGTCTCGGGAGAGCTCGAAGGAATCGATGTGGGCTTCGTAGACGCGTTTCTCGCCCTCGGCGGCCTCGATCAGCGCCTCGAAGGCGTCCTCGGTGGCGTTGCGGTCGAGAAAGCGGACCCGCGGGCGAAGCGGCTCTTTCCCCGCGGCGTGGAGCTTCTCGACCGTCGACTCGATCACGGCGGGATCGTAGAGGGCGGCCAACGCGTCGTGCTCGTCGAGCCAGTCGGCGGCCTCGACACAGCGCGGTCGGTCGGGTTCATCGGCGAAGGACTTGCGTTCCTCGTAGGCGCGTGCGAGCACCGTCCGTTCGGCGGGGTCGGCCTCGAAGCTCGCGTAGGCCTCCGTGACGCCGAAAT
The DNA window shown above is from Halalkalicoccus jeotgali B3 and carries:
- a CDS encoding non-histone chromosomal MC1 family protein, translated to MVREDGKRNFALRKDSGDESSVFSGNTPRQAALKAARRLEPASSEDAASRTTLQLREKGTDKVHIYEGWAWEQTAPEDSPDWMPDEITEANVSKQGIEHIDE
- a CDS encoding quinone-dependent dihydroorotate dehydrogenase, which translates into the protein MSFYSLLRPALFGLPAETAHTAVTTLLSGAQRTPATALARRHYRVDDPRLSVSLFDQRFPTPVGVAAGFDKNGEFPRALEALGFGHVEIGGVTADPQAGNPQPRMFRLPEDEAIVNRMGFNNDGADRVGARLERSELPDVPVGVNIGKSKATPPERAPDDYRYTYRRLAEYGDFFVVNVSSPNTPGLRDLQGEAHLRGILTALREAGANPLLVKLSPDLSSGAIADAIGVVSDLNLDGIVATNTSAERPESLRGRHRNETGGLSGRPIEPRSTDVIRFIATRTDVPIVGVGGVFTAADAYRKIRAGASLVQLYTGLVYRGPSIAKEISEGLLTLLERDGFDSVEKAVGADLE
- a CDS encoding tryptophan--tRNA ligase, with the translated sequence MNEEPTHEPEEVQPDGGAATDDVALDPWGSSTVDDYRSLFEQFGIEEFDDVLPEVTDPHYLMRRGVIFGHRGYDRVARAMREGEPFAALSGFMPTGDPHIGHKLVFDELIWHQEQGGDTYGLIADLEAHSARGLPWEEIDEHARDYILSLLALGFDPTEGELYRQSENRELQDLAFELGSEVNFSEMEAIYGFGGETSVSHMQSVVTQMADILYPQLDEPKPTVIPVGPDQDPHVRLARDLAARTRYFGVTEAYASFEADPAERTVLARAYEERKSFADEPDRPRCVEAADWLDEHDALAALYDPAVIESTVEKLHAAGKEPLRPRVRFLDRNATEDAFEALIEAAEGEKRVYEAHIDSFELSRDAAEELAREVELAHGGYGFRAPSSIYHRFMTGLTGGKMSSSVPASHISLLDDPETGYGKVKSATTGGRETAERQRELGGRADECPVYELYAYLLAGDDDEFAKEVYDECVGGERLCGDCKEQAAVLMQEFLEEHQEKREEARELLAELDIDLDPKRV